The DNA window CGCTGGCTGTGGGGCGAATACGGGAAAAACGCGGGATGAATTTGCGCAGCCTGGTCAAAGTGGCTTGACCGGTTATCAACTAAAAAACGAAAGCTGAACAAAGAAGAATAACAAAAATAGGGATAGGTATGTCCTTTTTCAGACGGGTCTATGGAAAACAGTGACAATTAAACTATTATCAGGTTAATCTCCCGCCCTATTAGGACTCAATTGCTTCGAACCGTTGCCAATCTTATCTTGCCAGATGCCCAAAATGTTTTACAAAGCAAATAGCTTAATAGGCAAACTACTTGACAGTTGTAGCACAAATTGTTAAAACTAATATGGCAAATTCTTGCGATGAGAAAAAGGAATTTTGTTATCCTATATAGAAGATTTAAAGCATATAGTATAACACAATACCTTTATAAGGCGGACATAGTCTGTAATTAACCGTCAAGTTCCGATCCTTCAAAAATAGAATAGAAAGGGCGGAAAGAATTTTAATATCAAAAGGAGGGCTCAAATTGAGCAACAAAGTTACTCTTACCGTAATCAAAGCAGACATTGGGGGTTTTGTTGGGCATTCCAGTGTTCATCCCAAGGTTATGGAGAAGGCTCAGGAGGTGTTGGCGGAGAGCGATCTGCTGGTAGATTTTCATGTCACTCATGTGGGGGATGATATCAACCTCATTATGACTCACCGCCACGGAACCGATAGTGAAGAGATACATAAACTGGCTTGGGATACATTGGTAGCTTGTACCGAAATCGCTAAAGAATTGAAACTATACGGGGCCGGTCAGGATCTTTTAGCAGACGCCTTTTCCGGTAATGTAAAGGGTATGGGGCCAGGTGTGGCGGAGATGGAATTTGAGGAAAGGAAAAGCGAGCCGGTTATAGTATTTATGGCGGATAAGACTGAGCCTGGTGCCTGGAATTATCCCTTATACAAAATGTTTGCCGATCCTTTCAATACCATCGGGTTGGTTATTGATCCTAAGATGCACGACGGCTTTTTCTTCGAGGTTCACGATTTAATTGAAAATAAAAAGGTTCTTTTCTCAACTCCAGAAGAGCTATATGACCTGTTAGTGTTTATTGGTGCTCCGGGTCGTTATTGCATTAAGTCGGTATATTCCAAGCAAGGTGAAATTGCGGCTACTTCCAGTACCCAGAGGCTTAACCTGATGGCAGGAAGGTATGTAGGTAAAGACGATCCGGTTTGTATTGTTCGTTGTCAGAGCGGACTTCCTGCGGTAGGAGAGGCCTTGGAACCTTTTGCTAATCCTCACCTGGTCTCCGGTTGGATGAGGGGTTCGCACAGCGGCCCTTTAATGCCCGTTTCCCTGCAGGAATGTAATCCTACCCGGTTTGACGGCCCACCTAGGGTAGTGGCTTTAGGCTTTCAGTTAGCTGAGGGTAAGCTGATTGGCCCTCAAGATTTCTTTGCCGATCCGTCTTACGATGAAGCCCGTAAAATGGCCAACAAGATTGCCAATTACCTGCGTCAACTGGGACCGTTTGAACCCCATCGGTTGCATTTAGATGAAATGGAATACACCACTTTACCTCAAGTTTCTAAGAAATTAAAGGATCGATTTATTGATGCCGATGCTCCTATAAACATCAAAGAAGTAGCGGCAACAAAATAGAATGAGCTGGAATTTGCCCCCCTATGGGGGCAAAAATTTTTCTTATAAAAGTACTCTGATGTATCTTGAAATTTAAGGCCAGTTATGATGTAATTTAAATATTGTAAGGTATCTTCGGATAGAGGGGGCTGGGCATATGCCAGATAGAAAGCAGTACCGTACGCCCATATTTGATGCTGTAAAAAAATATATAAGCGATGGAGTCATTCCCTTTCATGTACCGGGACATAAACAAGGAAAAGGCCTAGCCGAGTTATGCGAGTACGTGGGAGAAAATGCTCTGGCCATGGATCTGACCTGTATGCCAGATTTGGATAATATATGTAATCCGCGTGGTGTTATTAGAGAAGCTGAAGACCTAGCAGCTGAAGCTTATGGAGCAGATCGAGCTTTCTTTTTGGTAAACGGAACTACTTCCGGCATCCAAGCCATGATCATGACGGTTTGCCAACCGGGGGATAAAATTATTATTCCGCGTAATGCTCATAAGTCGGCGTTAGGCGGTTTAATTCTGAGCGGAGCGATTCCTGTCTACATTGAGCCGGAACTTAATGAGGATTTTGGGATTTCCATGGGCGTTACCCCGGAAAAGGTTAGAAGAGCCTTGGAAACCAACCCTGATGTTAAAGCTTTATTTGTTATTCATCCTAATTACTACGGCACTACTTCTGACCTGGCCCGCTTGGTAGAAATTGCTCATGATTACGAAGTTCCGGTGATTGCAGATGAAGCCCACGGTGCCCATTTCAAGTTTCATCCCTCTTTGCCCCAGTCGGCCATGGAAGCGGGAGCCGATCTGGTGGCCAGCAGTACCCATAAACTGGCCGGATCTATGACTCAAAGTTCTATTCTTTTGGTAAAGGAAGGCCTGGTCAGTGCCCAGCGGGTTAAAGCAGTATTAAATCTTTCCCAAACCACCAGCCCTTCCTATCTGCTGCTCAGTTCTCTGGACGTGGCCCGCAAGCAAATGGCTACTCGGGGAAGAGAATTGTTAGAGCGCACTTTGGAGATTACCTGTTGGATTAGAGAACAGTTGAGCCAAATTGAGGGATTGCAGTTATTAACGGAAGAAATCGTAGGAAAACCTGGATGTCATGACTTTGATCCGACCAAGATTACCATCAATGTCCAGGGGTTAGGCCTTTCGGGCTACGAAATGGAAAATATCCTGCGACAGCAGTACAGGATTCAGGTAGAATTGTCTGACCTGTATAACGTAATTATTTTGACTTCCATTGGAGATACTTGGGAAAAAGCTAAAAGACTGGTTAACGCTTTTCGAGACATCGCTGGCAAGCGTTCTTTAAAGAATGTAATTAAATATTGTCCTCCTCTCCCGCCTTTGCCAGAGGTGGCTGTTTCACCCCGGGAAGCCTTTTACAGTCAAACTAAGATGATACCCTTATATGAAGCAGAAGGAGAAATTAGCGCTGAAGCCATAATGGCTTATCCTCCTGGTATTCCATTGATTTGTCCGGGAGAAATTATTACCCGGGAAATTATAGATTATGTGAATATTCTCAAACAGGAACATGCAGACCTGCAGGGTACGGAAGATCCTGAGATAAATCAGATTAAAGTTCTTAAGCCGGGATTGGCTTTGTTGAAACCCTCCGAAGAGATGGCTGGAAGTTTAGGCTAGCAGGAACGCAGGAAAACTATATCGAAATTATTTTAAGCTGCAGGTACTGGGAGGTGAGGCTTGGGTGATTTTTGGTATACTGTTTATAGCAGGATTGGCTTTAAGCCTCATTTATTACTTGTATCGCCAATCGGTAGACGAAGGAATTAATATGTTCCCCGTTAATGATATAGCTAAGGAAAAGCATAAGTGAACCGCTGCCGCCGGGCAGCGGTATTTTTTTTGTTTTCTTCTTGCAGGAGAGCGGCGGTAGGAAAGGGAAAATAAGATGGGAAAAGGGGAAATAATATAAGATTGATTAGTGAGATAGATTTAGCGAATGAGGTGAGCCGGTGGATTACCAGCCTCTTGTCGAATTAGTTGGGGTGTCGCGTCGCTATTCGTTAGGTGAAGTGGAGGTAGAAGCTTTAAAGCCAGTGGATCTCAAGATATATAGAGGTGAATTGTTGGCAATATTAGGCCCTAGCGGTTCGGGAAAGAGTACCCTTCTTAACTTAATAGGGGGAATGGACGTACCTACTGGCGGGAAAGTCCTTTTTGACGGACAGGATATTACGGAGTTTGATGAAAAACGCCTGACCCTATTCCGCCGCCATCAAGTGGGTTTCGTTTTTCAGTTCTTTAACTTAATCCCTAATT is part of the Calderihabitans maritimus genome and encodes:
- the fbp gene encoding fructose-1,6-bisphosphate aldolase/phosphatase, translating into MSNKVTLTVIKADIGGFVGHSSVHPKVMEKAQEVLAESDLLVDFHVTHVGDDINLIMTHRHGTDSEEIHKLAWDTLVACTEIAKELKLYGAGQDLLADAFSGNVKGMGPGVAEMEFEERKSEPVIVFMADKTEPGAWNYPLYKMFADPFNTIGLVIDPKMHDGFFFEVHDLIENKKVLFSTPEELYDLLVFIGAPGRYCIKSVYSKQGEIAATSSTQRLNLMAGRYVGKDDPVCIVRCQSGLPAVGEALEPFANPHLVSGWMRGSHSGPLMPVSLQECNPTRFDGPPRVVALGFQLAEGKLIGPQDFFADPSYDEARKMANKIANYLRQLGPFEPHRLHLDEMEYTTLPQVSKKLKDRFIDADAPINIKEVAATK
- a CDS encoding aminotransferase class I/II-fold pyridoxal phosphate-dependent enzyme yields the protein MPDRKQYRTPIFDAVKKYISDGVIPFHVPGHKQGKGLAELCEYVGENALAMDLTCMPDLDNICNPRGVIREAEDLAAEAYGADRAFFLVNGTTSGIQAMIMTVCQPGDKIIIPRNAHKSALGGLILSGAIPVYIEPELNEDFGISMGVTPEKVRRALETNPDVKALFVIHPNYYGTTSDLARLVEIAHDYEVPVIADEAHGAHFKFHPSLPQSAMEAGADLVASSTHKLAGSMTQSSILLVKEGLVSAQRVKAVLNLSQTTSPSYLLLSSLDVARKQMATRGRELLERTLEITCWIREQLSQIEGLQLLTEEIVGKPGCHDFDPTKITINVQGLGLSGYEMENILRQQYRIQVELSDLYNVIILTSIGDTWEKAKRLVNAFRDIAGKRSLKNVIKYCPPLPPLPEVAVSPREAFYSQTKMIPLYEAEGEISAEAIMAYPPGIPLICPGEIITREIIDYVNILKQEHADLQGTEDPEINQIKVLKPGLALLKPSEEMAGSLG